In a single window of the Flavobacterium ammoniigenes genome:
- the folK gene encoding 2-amino-4-hydroxy-6-hydroxymethyldihydropteridine diphosphokinase translates to MKSQHQVVLSIGTNQGNRLENIESCLQLIHHEVATVVKVSKVYETPSWGFDSEAFYNIAIVVHTFDSAAEILSKILEIEQQMGRVREDTLGYQSRIIDIDIVAFDNEIISTEQLKVPHPLMQDRIFVLKPLLDLNLEWIHPILQKDIPELLSETKDTSDCKVVQSLENPLRKISLEQFNYVAFEGNIGAGKTTLATKIAEDFNAKSVLERFADNPFLPKFYKDQNRYAFPLEMSFLADRYKQLSDDLSQFDLFKDFVVADYHIFKSLIFAKITLADDEYRLYSNLFHIIYKEMPKPDLYVYLYQNSERLLQNIKKRGRSYEQEIPAEYLDKINTGYLDYIKSQTDLNVLIIDVSDRDFVKNHADYLYILNEIQNKISSK, encoded by the coding sequence ATGAAATCACAGCATCAAGTCGTTTTATCTATAGGAACTAATCAGGGGAATCGTTTGGAAAACATCGAAAGTTGTTTGCAATTGATTCATCATGAGGTCGCTACCGTGGTTAAAGTTTCAAAGGTGTATGAAACGCCCTCTTGGGGATTTGATAGTGAGGCTTTTTACAATATTGCTATTGTAGTGCATACTTTCGACTCGGCTGCCGAAATTTTGTCCAAAATTTTGGAAATTGAACAGCAGATGGGACGAGTGAGAGAAGATACTCTGGGCTATCAATCTCGAATTATTGATATTGATATTGTTGCTTTTGACAATGAAATAATATCGACTGAGCAACTTAAAGTTCCACATCCCTTGATGCAAGATAGAATCTTTGTTTTGAAACCGCTGTTGGATTTAAATTTAGAATGGATTCATCCTATACTCCAAAAAGATATACCCGAGTTATTGTCTGAAACTAAAGATACATCAGATTGTAAAGTGGTTCAAAGTCTAGAAAATCCATTGCGAAAAATCAGCTTGGAGCAGTTCAATTATGTTGCTTTTGAAGGGAATATAGGTGCTGGAAAAACTACTTTAGCAACAAAAATAGCCGAAGATTTTAATGCTAAATCTGTTTTGGAACGTTTTGCTGACAATCCTTTTTTGCCTAAATTTTACAAAGATCAAAACCGATATGCATTTCCATTAGAAATGTCTTTTTTGGCCGATCGGTACAAACAACTTTCGGATGATTTATCGCAATTTGATTTATTTAAAGACTTTGTTGTAGCCGATTATCATATTTTTAAATCCTTAATTTTTGCAAAAATTACCTTGGCGGATGATGAATACCGATTGTACAGTAATTTGTTTCATATCATTTACAAAGAAATGCCCAAGCCCGATTTGTATGTGTATTTGTACCAAAATTCGGAACGTTTATTGCAAAATATAAAAAAACGAGGCAGAAGCTACGAACAAGAAATTCCTGCCGAGTATTTAGATAAAATTAATACGGGTTATTTGGATTACATCAAATCACAAACGGATTTAAATGTCTTAATTATTGACGTATCAGATCGTGATTTTGTTAAAAACCATGCTGATTATCTGTATATTTTGAACGAAATTCAAAATAAGATTTCTTCAAAATAA
- a CDS encoding T9SS type B sorting domain-containing protein: MKNSFKIPFLALFIVFGIHLGFAIPKNIDPSLIKNVAPVAPTISATGNSNYCPLSQTKIVTNVTITHDPTELTTEAVFIQISSGYVIGQDQLLLTNPLLHPTLTTSWNALEGKLKLSSPTSGVQVNYSDFEAAIKDVVYYNSNPNPTGTRNFSITLGNGNANYLPRNGHYYEYFPSLGITWSNAKAAAATKTFYGLQGYLATLTAADEAQLAGKQAPGTGWIGGTDEGTEGVWKWVTGPEGQANGGTGTIFWNGLANGSTPNFAFWNSPNEPNNQGNEDYAHITAPGIGIPGSWNDLPNTGAASGPYQPQGYIVEYGGMVPGDVDALQFSASTSLTMAGKITAVNSNSNCGPGNVTLSAVATNGTVEWYTTATGGNPITTGNNFTTPNLTSTTNYFVSAGCAADRTQITATINPLPVVQNTSITQCDTDATSDGKTTFNLTVNNDLISANYSNESFVYYSSLTGAINNNVVTDIIANPLAFTNTTPTSMPIGVRVYNAVTGCSSPAQITLVVPTTNFQPSSTFSFTVCDDFLDTNGNNSTSNNSSDGIATFDFSTTRAAILAQLPTQSQNYTINYYRNQADALSQLNAITDIAHYRNIGYANSQDIWVRIETDIVTNSCVGVGPYIRLNVEALPKANIINDLRACNSNSSGIVNFNTSTLEANLLNGQTNVLVRYLDQNNNPLKDANGVLISSPFPATFSSVTQTIKAIVTNNSPQQCFAETTISFYVDVIPTATPIPSTLTTVCDDEADPANQDGKYAFDTSTFQTTILGGQTGMTVTYYDQNNTILPSPLPNPFISATQNVTVVVENPINTNCSATIIIPFKVHPIPKIELSATELICSNIPAFFVTLSPGFIDNPTLSDYNYNWIKDGGNTIATSPTLGVNSEGNYTVEVTNQSGCSATRTIQVTASNLATITSIDIVDLVDLNTVTITTTGPGDYEYSMDYLNGIWQDSNLFTNVPGGIHQVLINDKNGCGLVSKEITVLSIPKFFTPNNDGYNDYWTVKGMISYPTAELRIFDRYGKLLKELRPNSIGWDGIFNGQPLPASDYWFVFKLDANTPEKRGHFSLKR; this comes from the coding sequence ATGAAGAATAGCTTTAAAATTCCCTTCTTAGCTTTATTTATAGTATTTGGAATCCATTTGGGATTTGCAATTCCTAAAAATATTGATCCGTCTTTAATAAAAAATGTTGCGCCGGTAGCACCAACAATTTCTGCAACTGGTAACTCAAATTATTGTCCGCTTTCACAAACAAAAATAGTTACCAACGTAACTATTACACACGACCCAACAGAATTAACTACGGAAGCAGTTTTCATTCAAATTTCCTCTGGATATGTTATAGGGCAGGATCAATTATTATTAACCAACCCTTTATTACATCCTACTCTTACAACTTCATGGAATGCCTTGGAAGGAAAATTAAAACTTTCAAGTCCAACATCAGGTGTTCAAGTGAATTACTCAGATTTTGAAGCAGCCATCAAAGATGTTGTTTATTATAACTCCAATCCTAATCCTACTGGTACACGAAATTTTTCAATTACATTAGGTAATGGAAATGCTAATTACTTACCTAGAAATGGTCACTATTATGAATACTTCCCAAGTTTAGGTATTACTTGGTCCAATGCAAAGGCAGCAGCGGCTACCAAAACATTTTATGGACTACAAGGGTATTTGGCAACTCTAACTGCTGCAGATGAAGCCCAATTAGCAGGTAAACAGGCGCCTGGCACAGGATGGATTGGGGGCACAGACGAAGGAACTGAAGGTGTGTGGAAATGGGTCACTGGACCGGAGGGACAAGCCAATGGAGGGACAGGAACTATTTTTTGGAATGGCTTAGCTAACGGTTCTACCCCAAATTTTGCGTTTTGGAATTCTCCAAACGAACCCAATAATCAAGGGAATGAGGACTATGCTCATATCACCGCTCCGGGCATTGGAATTCCTGGATCTTGGAATGATTTACCCAATACAGGAGCCGCTAGTGGTCCTTACCAACCTCAAGGTTATATTGTAGAATATGGAGGAATGGTACCAGGAGATGTAGATGCTCTTCAGTTTTCTGCCAGCACCTCTTTGACTATGGCTGGCAAAATAACGGCTGTAAATTCTAATTCCAATTGTGGTCCTGGAAATGTAACATTAAGTGCAGTTGCTACAAATGGCACTGTCGAATGGTATACTACTGCAACAGGAGGTAACCCAATTACAACAGGAAATAATTTCACTACCCCCAATTTAACAAGTACTACCAATTACTTCGTAAGTGCAGGTTGTGCTGCTGATAGAACCCAAATTACCGCTACGATAAACCCATTACCTGTTGTACAAAACACCTCCATCACTCAATGTGATACCGATGCAACTTCGGATGGAAAAACCACTTTTAATTTAACTGTGAACAATGATTTAATTTCAGCGAATTATAGTAATGAATCTTTTGTTTATTATTCTTCATTGACTGGTGCAATAAATAATAATGTTGTGACAGATATTATTGCAAATCCATTAGCATTTACAAATACCACTCCTACTTCAATGCCCATTGGAGTTCGGGTATATAATGCCGTAACTGGATGTAGTTCTCCTGCCCAAATTACTCTGGTGGTTCCTACGACTAATTTTCAGCCCTCTTCAACTTTTTCGTTTACAGTTTGTGATGATTTCTTAGATACTAACGGAAACAATTCAACTAGCAACAACAGTAGTGACGGGATTGCTACATTTGATTTTTCGACAACAAGGGCAGCAATCCTTGCTCAATTACCAACTCAATCCCAAAACTATACTATCAACTATTACAGAAACCAAGCAGACGCCTTATCACAATTGAATGCTATAACAGACATTGCCCATTATAGAAATATTGGTTATGCTAACTCCCAAGATATTTGGGTTCGAATAGAAACTGATATTGTTACCAATTCTTGTGTTGGAGTTGGGCCTTACATTCGTTTGAATGTTGAAGCATTGCCAAAAGCCAATATAATAAATGATTTGAGAGCATGTAATAGTAACTCCAGTGGAATAGTAAATTTTAATACTTCAACCCTTGAAGCCAATTTATTAAACGGTCAAACCAATGTTCTTGTGCGTTATTTGGATCAGAATAACAATCCACTAAAGGATGCAAACGGTGTGCTGATTTCAAGTCCATTTCCAGCAACTTTTTCTAGCGTCACTCAAACTATTAAGGCAATAGTTACTAACAATTCTCCTCAACAATGTTTTGCAGAAACAACCATATCCTTTTATGTAGATGTAATTCCAACAGCAACACCAATTCCATCAACATTAACAACCGTTTGTGATGACGAAGCTGACCCTGCAAATCAAGATGGCAAATATGCTTTTGACACTTCGACATTTCAAACTACTATTCTAGGTGGACAAACTGGAATGACTGTTACATATTACGATCAAAACAATACTATTTTACCAAGTCCGCTTCCCAATCCATTCATATCAGCAACACAAAATGTAACCGTAGTTGTGGAAAATCCAATAAACACCAATTGTTCAGCAACTATAATAATCCCTTTTAAAGTTCATCCAATACCTAAAATTGAATTAAGTGCTACCGAATTAATCTGTTCCAATATACCTGCCTTCTTTGTAACCTTATCACCTGGTTTTATAGATAATCCTACACTTTCCGATTATAATTATAATTGGATAAAAGACGGAGGTAATACTATAGCAACTAGTCCAACATTAGGCGTAAATTCCGAAGGGAACTATACTGTCGAAGTGACCAATCAATCTGGATGCAGCGCAACCAGGACTATACAAGTTACAGCATCTAATTTGGCGACTATTACATCCATTGACATTGTAGATTTAGTAGATTTAAATACTGTTACCATTACTACAACAGGACCTGGCGATTATGAATACAGCATGGACTACTTGAACGGAATTTGGCAAGATTCAAATCTTTTTACCAATGTTCCAGGCGGAATTCATCAAGTATTGATTAACGATAAAAACGGTTGTGGTTTGGTCTCTAAAGAAATTACCGTTCTAAGCATACCAAAATTCTTTACCCCAAATAATGATGGGTATAACGATTACTGGACTGTTAAAGGAATGATTTCGTATCCCACTGCCGAATTACGAATTTTTGACAGATACGGAAAATTACTAAAAGAATTAAGACCGAACAGTATAGGCTGGGATGGCATATTTAACGGACAACCATTGCCTGCTTCAGATTATTGGTTCGTGTTTAAACTTGATGCAAATACACCGGAGAAAAGAGGTCATTTTTCCTTAAAAAGATAG